gcaatggtaacttttaacctttctattttattttttttccctattgaggaaatgttttatggtaaacttttatatttattataatatatatatacacacaaacacatacatatatatatatatatatatatttataaatataaaaaatagcggtaaacccgaaacggtacaccggtattgaccggtatccgaaatatatcgtaccggtggccaaaccggtatgacctccggtacggtattgacatccttaTTGTATAGTCCACCCTATATTACTTACATGGCTTCACTATCTAAGGAGTTCAATatctcttctcaaaaaagaaaagaaaaaaaaagtgttcaaTATCTACATTGATCATAGTCAATATTTTAGATCGTTGGCTTCTTTCTCCTTCAGGTTTGTTTCAATTTAGTTTATatcctcctcttttttttttggcctaatCAACAAGCATTCTTGTATTTTACAACTTCGAAAATGCTCAATTAGTAAATTCTATATATTTGTCTTTCTTGTGTAGTATTTctaaaataatcaataaaagCTTTGAATCTTGTGTATTATTTctaaaataatcaataaaagCTTTTCAAATACTCACATAAATAAGGTTATCTTAAAAAAGTTAATACTTTTtagaaccaaaatttaaaaagaaaaaagaaaatatacatagcttaattaagaaagagaatgtaaatttatgttttaatacATCAATGAGGTCATCATctgatttgatataaaatacatCTCGCACTGTTGTAACTTTGATATttcctttttatatttatttatcagtATTCATTTCATTCAAGAGGTTATAACTCTTGATATCCAGTATAATAGACCCATATAATTAAGCGAAGCAAAATTCCAGattaaaatcaatatataaCACTCCAAGAGACCCATATGACCTTTAGcttatttatttaacaaaatataaagaatGGCTTTTAATTAATAACCAattctaaaaaggaaaaacaaaattataaacctGTACGACTAGATCATAAATTCTAACCAATTTTCTTGCTCACtaatttctttttgatttgttgtaaataacaagaaattttaacatttcaaaAATGGAGGATTGGGAAAAATGGCATCTCTCATAGCCCATGatgaaaatggccaaataacATGAGTGGAGGTTAATATATTCGACTAAGCAAGCAACACCTTCCCATCCATGTATTTTAACTTTGGACCTAAGGTTTTGGCCGcctttccttcaaaaaaaaaaaaaaacctttggaCCTAGGGTTTGATTATGTTGGAACTCTATGTAGTGGTCAAATTAGTTCTTTGACTTATAACTAAGTCCATATTTAAAATGGATCCTCACTAGACAACTCTAAGAGAGCTAGTTGCAATGGTGAAAGCACCATGGATATTAAATTATACCATAAATCTAATTCCATAAGATTTTTTGACACAACTTGTTACAATGAGTAtataataaaactataaaagtgACTGACATTAAAGTAATACTGTTCAAATATAATTTACCACCTTAACCAATAAAACAACAATACTTAACAGAGTgcgcacacacacaaatatgTATTTGAAGATGTTTGACAATTAGttgattttataatattatGCCTATAAGCTTTTTTAAGTTTCATAATTTTATGcatcattaatttaatttatattttaaaattgaatttagcCTATTTAGGTTGTATTTTATATACGTAGCTTCAAATTAGCTTAACTCGTAGAATATGATAAAATTTGCAATGTAACTAAACTTATTTACCATTAAAATTATCCTTAATCTTTTTACAAGTATGCATGTTCAaccaattgaattgaatttttttttttttaagttctcaCATGGAACTCCACATTAGTGACTACTATTctcttgttattattattattttgataaaaatattgtggttgcacgattttcctggcccaacttcagttgatcaggccttggcccaaagcgcaacccacaataaatatttgtagaggatgggtcaaagaacttagtttcagtgaacctattcggtctaatgcatggacagtattgtttgcaaaaagaaataaaaacacaagaatggatcttTTTCCTCtgattctatttcttcagtTTCCAATACAGTTTTTCCCGTCcattctttgagggactcctctacattatatagttctcttcctctcatctcaaccttacacctgtcgatcatctaagcatctacttgagcacctgtcccatcagacgccctcatcagtccctttgtgagttgcagaggccgaggcggtactgttcaggtgtcttttcctcattaatgcggccaagggggtggttggggcgcaattaatgtggtggtagctttccatgagatattttggattttattcattttatatgttgggaggatgaactgaaaTAGCTGGAgagagttcctcgtctgggattcgtgatgtccgaggaggagttactcctcggacaagTTTCCCTGGCGTTATTGGGATTGAGTAGGGCTTCATATGTGGTTTCCCTTCgaacaggacgctcctcggacgggcctgaatttggaatagcccattatttttgggtcGGGCCCcacaaatactattttggttcttaaattttatcaattttttttttcattcttaattaaaaaagtttgtttttgtccataaataattaaaaaaaaatttattcctatttttgtgtctaaaccattttttaaataaaatttaaggatgaattttattaatactattgtgtttttttttaaaaaaaattttattaaagtttacGGACggaaaaaaacaactttttgaTAAAGCTTAAATATCAAAAcagtatttttaatatttaatttttttttttaaagaactcaAAAATCTCATGCTCTTGAGTCTTGAGTGACATGATTGACATCTCATACTCCTTGTCACAGAGTTCTCGCAAAAAACAAACCAAACCTGTAAATGCTGCTTACTCCCATTGCTCTGCTCTCTCTCATGGGCCATGGCTACCCTTTCTCACTTTCACTTCCTAACCTTCCTCTCGCTCCCTTCTCGTAAACTCTACTTGCTTCCACAACAACATCTTCAGCAGAACAAGCTACACTGCGAAACCCAGGAACACCCACCTCCGAAACAATTTACAACCTGTGCTTTGTCAAATAAAAAACCCAGGTTTCAGTTCCTAATATGCTTGGTTTTTGTGTGTGTCTGTTTCTtctatggtttttcttttgtatctGATTTAtgggttttctattttttttttttgtgtgtgggtgtTTTAGTAGTAGAACTAGAAAGGTAAAGAGCAATGAAGAACTGTGCAATGACATACAGCAATTTCTCACTGAGTTCGGGTTTCCAGAGGATCACGTGCCTTCCACCAAGGAGCTTTCGCTGCATGGAAGGTAAGGttcttcaattctttctctGTGTTTTTGCTTCTAAGTATTTCTTTGCAATTCATTTAGGTTTTCTACTAGGCTTtattaagaaaagaagaatagtAGTAGATTGATGTGTTACTGTTGAGTTCTTTATCTCCcacatgtttgaatttaattaccCTTTTGGGAAAAGATAATACTTTTGGTGCTATATTGGTACAtgcaactattttttttttttttttttggataagataTTGGTACATGCAACtatgtggttgaatttaattggagaaccTAAAGAACTGAACCTAAAAATTTGTCCCAAAAAATTAGTATGTTCTAACATGGTAGTGAGAGAAGTATTTTTGGTTAATTACTAAATGCTTATAGAAGAGGGATAGGGGGCCTTATTTATGTCATAGAAACACATCTTAATTAGTCAACCATAACTGAAATTTATGATGTTTTCTTAATAGGTCATTTAACTAGTTCAAAAGGCCAAGATGAGTTTGTACAGAGTGGAACATTGAGGAAGACCTAAAACTGACAGAGATTATGATTTTTGATAGCATAGAATGGCAGAGAAGAATAAGTCTTGGTTGTTGTTGTCATTGTCATTGTAACAAATTGGTGGAAATGATTATGCGATGGACTCCTTAATCTATACATATTATGAATACAATGCGAATCATTTAATAATCTTTCTACAAGATCAAGGTTTTgtataacttatcaaaaaaaaagatgaaggtTTTTTATGTATCCATCTTGAGCTAAAAAGTAATATTTGTGCTAATATTTATAGGAATGACCTTGCAAACATTGTTAGACGGAGAGGATATAAACTGATTAGAGAGCTTCTTGCTAACTCAACAACATCAAACAACGATGGGCTTGATCCAAAGAAAAGCTTTGATGAAAACCAGGGTGCAATCGGTGATCACGAACATATATTAGCAGGTTTATCTCAGTTTCTTTTAGTGTTATTCAATCCTCATTGTAAAGTACCTCTGGCTGTTATTTATACCCTGTTATATGTTAAAAGGTCAGGACAAGAAGGCGAATACTTTGGTTGTCGAACACATCTCATCAACTGATATCTCCACCGTAGGGAACAATTACATTAGTCCAAGTAGTGATTTGGATTTCAACTCTGGTGACTTTAGGAGCCTACCTGTAGAATCTTCAtccaatttgtttttggaagaaaagGTATCGCATAGAATAAAGGGTCATGATGAGAAAGTAAAAGATGTGGCTGAAAATGCTTTCTTGTCAACTGAAGTTTCCACCATGGAAAGTTCAAGCATCAATTTTGATCTCAACACTGATGAAAACAGCTGCATGCCTGTAGAACTTTCAGTCCTGGAGGAGAAGACTTCATCTAATTTGCAAGTTGAGGACAAGAAGGTGAATAATATGGTTGAAGATGTGGCCTTTTCAAATGAAGGAAAGAAACATTATTCCTGGAGTTCAAATCCAGATTTCAATCCCACTGACTTTAAAAGTATGCCTATAGAATCTCCAATCAGTTTGTCCTTGGAGGAAAGGCCCTCATATAATTTGAAAGATCAGGATGAGAAGATCAAGAATAATAATGTACCTCTCTACTCTAGTGAAGATTCTCGCATGCCTATAGAATTTTCAGAGAACTCATCCCTTGAGGAAAAGGTGACAAAGTTTATTCAGAATGGGGATTTGGATATGATTGAGGGTGAGATTCTCTATAAACAATAGTTTTATACTCACTTCatcagtcatttttttttttttggcatgtcaGTAGTCCAGACGCTGGTGTTGATTTTGACATAAAAGTATAAGGTGCTTGACTCAACAATATGAAATATATTCCAAAAATTGATGGGGGGATTGGTTGGAGTTAAGTGTTTGACATTTATTCATGTGTCTATcatcaaaaacagaaaaacccCTTGAAATGGTATCAGAGGTGTCTCATCTGCCTATATACTTTCACATCTTGCCAACCTTTTCTTAATATGTTCCCTCCTTGTTCCCTATTAAAATAGTGAggatttattttccttttgctcTCCTTGTCCCTATGTTTTTGTGAATCCTAAAATGCGATAATTTTGATGGATAGCATATGAAAACATGTAGAGGAAACTCACTCAGCATTTGAGCATATGAGTAAGGTGACTGCTTGGAAGCTAATAAGTCTGAGAAGTACCTATATTATAAAGTTGTTTCAACTTAATATTTGTTACTTAACAGGATCCAAGATGTTAGGCTGATGGCAATCTTTGTGCTAACATGTTGTGATGGTGTAGTTGCGAAGTTCTAGGCACTTTGGACTACCATAATTGGAGTATTGCAGTTCCCAAGCTGTATTACAGACCATGGTTTTCACTACAGTAAAACAGGCCTCATATGTTGGTTCTGCAAACAGTATTTGTTTGAATGATGTACACCTGATGAATGGATGTGCAGCACCTTCTCATTATCTTTATCATGACTAGGTAGTGTCACTTACCGCTTAGAGTTTTACAGGAATAGCTGGAGACAGTTCTGCagtacatttttatttttcatagtgTTAggttcatagtttttttttttttttgataaggtgTTAGGTTCATAGTTGATGAAGCTGTATTTATCGTTTTTgggaagaaaaattataataagttTTATAAAGTTGAAAAGGGTAAAAGAGAGTTAATTACAGCTAATAACCCTAAACTATGGGATCATTTGCAATGTGCTCTTAAATTTCAAACTTCTGCAATTAGCACCCTGATTcgagatttatttgtaatttctaCTACTCATCCAAATTATAGTGCACACTGATAGATTAATGGACAACTGTCCATCATAAATTATGAATACATTCACAATGTTTACCCTATAATAAAAGTCTTCAATTCACACCctaatttgaaattaatctACTCACTAGTTGGACATTCTGGACACTGATTTGGATAGTGGGTAGCCTTAAAAATTAATCTCGAATTATGGTGgcgaatgcaaaattttgtagtttatgaTGCACATTACAAATGCCTCTAtctttcatagtggatattTGCAATTAaccttaaaaatatatttcttaataCCTTTAAAATAATTCCCTTTGTACCATAATACTTCTTTACTTTATTTCATGTTAGTAAAAGAGGAGTGAACATAAGAAAGATGATCAAGAACACCTCAACTCTGAAGTTGAAAATTCCAAAAGGGGTTGAATATCTTTGCCATCTTAATAGTTCTAGTAtactatttatcaaaaaaaaaaaaaaaaaggttcaagtATACTGCtattgttgcttttttttttttaatgtcccTGTTACCCTGTAGATAATTTTTCAACCACTATAAATAAATTGGTTGTGTATATCTTTTAGTCATTGTATTTGTCATGATACCATTTTGTATTTGTCTTTATAGAATGATTTCTATCTTGAGATTGAATTtgttaacttttatttatttggtgccGTTGAATATTGAAGTTGAGTATGTGGAGCTGCTTGATGCTCAGATAATGCCTATGGTATATTAAATGAACGTGTTGCTGAAGAAAGCAAGGAATTTATCCAGCCGCAGAATTTGGTAGTGCAGCCTGCTGAAGAGCACTCTGGAAATTCGCTTAATGGAGGGAGTGTTGGCAGTACACTGACATCCAAGGATGTCACTCCTGCTGCACTAGTCACTCAACCACTTAGGTTAGTAACTTAGTATTCTATAGCATATGATAAAAGTGCCAAGACCTGcaactcttatttattttcttttctcaaactGTTATAACCATTTGAACAAGTTTCACATGTCTAATTTCATGAACACTAAATCATGCTATTCGTAATTT
The sequence above is drawn from the Quercus robur chromosome 7, dhQueRobu3.1, whole genome shotgun sequence genome and encodes:
- the LOC126691900 gene encoding protein PTST homolog 3, chloroplastic isoform X1 → MATLSHFHFLTFLSLPSRKLYLLPQQHLQQNKLHCETQEHPPPKQFTTCALSNKKPSSRTRKVKSNEELCNDIQQFLTEFGFPEDHVPSTKELSLHGRNDLANIVRRRGYKLIRELLANSTTSNNDGLDPKKSFDENQGAIGDHEHILAGQDKKANTLVVEHISSTDISTVGNNYISPSSDLDFNSGDFRSLPVESSSNLFLEEKVSHRIKGHDEKVKDVAENAFLSTEVSTMESSSINFDLNTDENSCMPVELSVLEEKTSSNLQVEDKKVNNMVEDVAFSNEGKKHYSWSSNPDFNPTDFKSMPIESPISLSLEERPSYNLKDQDEKIKNNNVPLYSSEDSRMPIEFSENSSLEEKVTKFIQNGDLDMIEDNAYGILNERVAEESKEFIQPQNLVVQPAEEHSGNSLNGGSVGSTLTSKDVTPAALVTQPLRDDHVSPGLLMTAKLDKDLDTGSSIRERQADINHLKFMLHQKELELSLLKEQIGKEKLALSDLQTKAEAEISKAQKLISEKDAELQAAEGSLSGLEEVSIQYFGEGEIVEVSGSFNGWHQRIKMDPQPSSSITDPNASRNSRLWSTVLWLYPGTYEIKFIVDGHWRTDPRRESVTTGTICNNILRVDK
- the LOC126691900 gene encoding protein PTST homolog 3, chloroplastic isoform X2, encoding MATLSHFHFLTFLSLPSRKLYLLPQQHLQQNKLHCETQEHPPPKQFTTCALSNKKPSRTRKVKSNEELCNDIQQFLTEFGFPEDHVPSTKELSLHGRNDLANIVRRRGYKLIRELLANSTTSNNDGLDPKKSFDENQGAIGDHEHILAGQDKKANTLVVEHISSTDISTVGNNYISPSSDLDFNSGDFRSLPVESSSNLFLEEKVSHRIKGHDEKVKDVAENAFLSTEVSTMESSSINFDLNTDENSCMPVELSVLEEKTSSNLQVEDKKVNNMVEDVAFSNEGKKHYSWSSNPDFNPTDFKSMPIESPISLSLEERPSYNLKDQDEKIKNNNVPLYSSEDSRMPIEFSENSSLEEKVTKFIQNGDLDMIEDNAYGILNERVAEESKEFIQPQNLVVQPAEEHSGNSLNGGSVGSTLTSKDVTPAALVTQPLRDDHVSPGLLMTAKLDKDLDTGSSIRERQADINHLKFMLHQKELELSLLKEQIGKEKLALSDLQTKAEAEISKAQKLISEKDAELQAAEGSLSGLEEVSIQYFGEGEIVEVSGSFNGWHQRIKMDPQPSSSITDPNASRNSRLWSTVLWLYPGTYEIKFIVDGHWRTDPRRESVTTGTICNNILRVDK